A genomic region of Spea bombifrons isolate aSpeBom1 chromosome 9, aSpeBom1.2.pri, whole genome shotgun sequence contains the following coding sequences:
- the PPP4R4 gene encoding serine/threonine-protein phosphatase 4 regulatory subunit 4 isoform X3, with the protein MHPTGFFRMDFSQGSLFGYIEDLHELAIIERPVRRSLKTPEEIERLTVDEELNDIERAVYLLSSGQDIQGTSVVANLPVLIRQSPADTLRRVLPKVREVLHVAGVEMQLTAAYSFLTILQEESVSIHSYCLSFLQIILQNLEHRDPGVSNAWLDTLLCVIEVLPKETIRHEILNPLVSKAQLSQTLQSRLVSCRILGKVANKFEAHIVKRDILPLVKSLCQDVEYEVRSCMCRQLEFIAQGIGTELTKSVVLPELVELARDEGSSVRLAAFETLVNLLVMFDHDDRSQVVLPLVKSFCEKSFKADEPVLASLSLHLGKLCHGLQGIFSQEQQIWFLDFYKKLCRLGLHQENGHNDNQIQNMELEKKYLSVRKNCAYNFPAMILFVGAKSFHIELYTTFFCLCHDPDMPVRYTVAAGFYEVCKLLGSNVYLIHKELMALLQDDSLEVIDALLDNLPETLELMANGGENSGLENKLLIVPDLVPALTSAEQRVANSLKWRSHEKLIQKYSCLPHIISSDQIYYRFLHRMFTVILTNSVLPVQKAAARTLCIFLRYNRKQEQRNEVIQNLVEQLCQGKSYWNRLRFLDVCEDIIELFSKSFFCKYFFLSVLELTSDPVANVRMKVCYMLPKLKSTLKLPADKHLLQQMELCVRKLLCQEKDKDVLAVVKRTVLELDRMDMSVDAFQKRFYEKDLLDQEKEREEHLMLEMEQIEKEKQQGEGRSGNDKNYDKKPGSREGVKSKLIRSQSFSSHVIQPKHSSLEKCANKSNSVLGVGKNVLLPFVEDSLKGRSGSASGAVSFSGSVASSRSIGNSADLKSNGSRDPQARKLSLKTRKSKA; encoded by the exons TTCTGGCCAAGACATCCAAGGAACAAGCGTGGTGGCCAATCTTCCAGTATTGATTCGGCAGAGCCCGGCAGACACTCTGAGACGCGTGTTACCGAAAGTCAGA GAGGTTCTCCATGTTGCAGGAGTGGAGATGCAGCTCACGGCTGCCTACTCTTTCTTGACTATCTTACAAGAAGAATCTGTCTCGATACATTCGTACTGTCTGTCCTTCCTGCAAATCATCCTGCAGAACCTGGAGCACAGAGACCCCG GTGTTAGCAATGCTTGGCTGGATACCCTTCTGTGCGTCATCGAAGTTTTGCCAAAGGAGACCATCAGACACGAG ATTTTAAACCCACTTGTGTCGAAAGCTCAGCTTTCCCAGACGCTGCAGTCCCGCCTCGTGAGCTGTAGGATTTTGGGGAAGGTGGCCAATAAGTTTGAAGCTCACAT AGTAAAGCGAGATATTCTCCCGCTGGTGAAGTCTCTGTGTCAGGACGTGGAGTATGAAGTGCGCTCCTGTATGTGCCGGCAGCTGGAGTTTATCGCGCAGGGAATCGG GACAGAACTTACAAAATCGGTGGTCCTTCCCGAACTCGTGGAGCTGGCCCGGGACGAGGGCAGCAGCGTGCGCCTGGCGGCTTTCGAGACGCTGGTGAATCTGCTCGTTATGTTTGACCACG ATGACCGAAGCCAGGTGGTCCTCCCTCTAGTGAAGTCATTCTGCGAGAAGTCCTTCAAGGCAGACGAACCGGTCCTGGCGTCTCTGTCTCTGCATTTAGGAAAACTTTGCCATGGCCTGCAAG GCATCTTCAGCCAGGAGCAGCAGATCTGGTTCCTGGACTTCTACAAGAAGCTTTGCAGACTGGGCTTACACCAAGAGAACGGACACAACGACAATCAGATTCAGAACATGGAGCTGGAGAAGAAGTACTTATCCGTGAGGAAGAACTGCGCCTACAACTTCCCC GCCATGATTTTGTTTGTTGGCGCTAAAAGCTTTCACATAGAGCTGTATACAACCTTCTTTTGTCTTTGTCACGACCCAGACATGCCGGTGAGATACACGGTGGCCGCTGGCTTCTATGAA GTCTGTAAGCTTTTAGGGTCCAATGTGTATTTAATACACAAAGAGCTGATGGCCTTATTACAAGATGACTCCTTAGAG GTTATCGATGCTTTATTAGACAATCTTCCCGAAACTCTGGAGCTGATGGCAAATGGAGGTGAAAACTCAGGGCTAGAAAATAAG CTTCTGATCGTTCCCGACCTGGTCCCGGCACTGACCTCGGCAGAACAGAGAGTTGCCAACTCACTCAAATGGAGGAGCCATGAAAAACTAATACAGAAGTATTCCTGCTTGCCACACATCATTTCGAGCGACCAGATTTACTACCGCTTCCTGCACAGAATGTTCACCGTTATTTTAACCAAT AGTGTTTTACCCGTCCAGAAGGCAGCCGCCCGAACCCTGTGCATATTCCTGCGTTATAACCGCAAACAGGAGCAGAGGAATGAAGTCATCCAGAACCTCGTTGAAC AGCTCTGCCAGGGGAAGAGTTACTGGAACAGGCTGAGGTTCTTAGACGTCTGCGAGGACATCATCGAGCTGTTTTCCAAATCTTTCTTCtgcaagtatttttttctgtcgGTTCTGGAGCTTACGAGTGACCCGGTCGCTAACGTCAG AATGAAGGTTTGCTACATGCTGCCGAAACTAAAATCTACGCTGAAGCTGCCGGCCGACAAGCACTTGCTGCAGCAGATGGAGCTGTGTGTGAGGAAGCTCTTATGTCAAGAGAAAGATAAAGACGTGCTGGCCGTGGTGAAGCGG ACGGTGCTGGAGTTGGACAGAATGGACATGTCCGTGGATGCG TTCCAAAAACGCTTCTATGAAAAAGATTTGTTGGATcaggagaaggagagagaggagcaTCTTATGCTGGAAATG GAGCAAATCGAGAAGGAAAAGCAACAAGGAGAAGGAAGGTCCGGCAACGACAAGAATTACGATAAGAAGC CCGGGAGCAGAGAAGGCGTGAAAAGCAAGCTGATCCGCAGCCAGTCGTTCAGTAGCCACGTCATCCAGCCGAAACACAGCTCTCTGGAGAAGTGTGCCAA caaaagtaACTCTGTATTAGGTGTGGGGAAAAATGTTTTGCTGCCATTTGTAG AAGATTCTCTCAAAGGCCGTAGCGGCAGCGCCAGCGGAGCGGTGAGCTTCTCTGGATCCGTAGCGTCTTCCCGGAGCATAGGGAACTCGGCGGACCTGAAGTCAAACGGGAGCAGGGACCCCCAAGCCCGGAAGCTTAGCTT AAAAACCCGGAAATCAAAAGCTTAA
- the PPP4R4 gene encoding serine/threonine-protein phosphatase 4 regulatory subunit 4 isoform X1, whose protein sequence is MHPTGFFRMDFSQGSLFGYIEDLHELAIIERPVRRSLKTPEEIERLTVDEELNDIERAVYLLSSGQDIQGTSVVANLPVLIRQSPADTLRRVLPKVREVLHVAGVEMQLTAAYSFLTILQEESVSIHSYCLSFLQIILQNLEHRDPGVSNAWLDTLLCVIEVLPKETIRHEILNPLVSKAQLSQTLQSRLVSCRILGKVANKFEAHIVKRDILPLVKSLCQDVEYEVRSCMCRQLEFIAQGIGTELTKSVVLPELVELARDEGSSVRLAAFETLVNLLVMFDHDDRSQVVLPLVKSFCEKSFKADEPVLASLSLHLGKLCHGLQGIFSQEQQIWFLDFYKKLCRLGLHQENGHNDNQIQNMELEKKYLSVRKNCAYNFPAMILFVGAKSFHIELYTTFFCLCHDPDMPVRYTVAAGFYEVCKLLGSNVYLIHKELMALLQDDSLEVIDALLDNLPETLELMANGGENSGLENKLLIVPDLVPALTSAEQRVANSLKWRSHEKLIQKYSCLPHIISSDQIYYRFLHRMFTVILTNSVLPVQKAAARTLCIFLRYNRKQEQRNEVIQNLVEQLCQGKSYWNRLRFLDVCEDIIELFSKSFFCKYFFLSVLELTSDPVANVRMKVCYMLPKLKSTLKLPADKHLLQQMELCVRKLLCQEKDKDVLAVVKRTVLELDRMDMSVDAFQKRFYEKDLLDQEKEREEHLMLEMEQIEKEKQQGEGRSGNDKNYDKKRRDSKTGASLPKNLPTVISGGSSSTQSTGSREGVKSKLIRSQSFSSHVIQPKHSSLEKCANKSNSVLGVGKNVLLPFVEDSLKGRSGSASGAVSFSGSVASSRSIGNSADLKSNGSRDPQARKLSLKTRKSKA, encoded by the exons TTCTGGCCAAGACATCCAAGGAACAAGCGTGGTGGCCAATCTTCCAGTATTGATTCGGCAGAGCCCGGCAGACACTCTGAGACGCGTGTTACCGAAAGTCAGA GAGGTTCTCCATGTTGCAGGAGTGGAGATGCAGCTCACGGCTGCCTACTCTTTCTTGACTATCTTACAAGAAGAATCTGTCTCGATACATTCGTACTGTCTGTCCTTCCTGCAAATCATCCTGCAGAACCTGGAGCACAGAGACCCCG GTGTTAGCAATGCTTGGCTGGATACCCTTCTGTGCGTCATCGAAGTTTTGCCAAAGGAGACCATCAGACACGAG ATTTTAAACCCACTTGTGTCGAAAGCTCAGCTTTCCCAGACGCTGCAGTCCCGCCTCGTGAGCTGTAGGATTTTGGGGAAGGTGGCCAATAAGTTTGAAGCTCACAT AGTAAAGCGAGATATTCTCCCGCTGGTGAAGTCTCTGTGTCAGGACGTGGAGTATGAAGTGCGCTCCTGTATGTGCCGGCAGCTGGAGTTTATCGCGCAGGGAATCGG GACAGAACTTACAAAATCGGTGGTCCTTCCCGAACTCGTGGAGCTGGCCCGGGACGAGGGCAGCAGCGTGCGCCTGGCGGCTTTCGAGACGCTGGTGAATCTGCTCGTTATGTTTGACCACG ATGACCGAAGCCAGGTGGTCCTCCCTCTAGTGAAGTCATTCTGCGAGAAGTCCTTCAAGGCAGACGAACCGGTCCTGGCGTCTCTGTCTCTGCATTTAGGAAAACTTTGCCATGGCCTGCAAG GCATCTTCAGCCAGGAGCAGCAGATCTGGTTCCTGGACTTCTACAAGAAGCTTTGCAGACTGGGCTTACACCAAGAGAACGGACACAACGACAATCAGATTCAGAACATGGAGCTGGAGAAGAAGTACTTATCCGTGAGGAAGAACTGCGCCTACAACTTCCCC GCCATGATTTTGTTTGTTGGCGCTAAAAGCTTTCACATAGAGCTGTATACAACCTTCTTTTGTCTTTGTCACGACCCAGACATGCCGGTGAGATACACGGTGGCCGCTGGCTTCTATGAA GTCTGTAAGCTTTTAGGGTCCAATGTGTATTTAATACACAAAGAGCTGATGGCCTTATTACAAGATGACTCCTTAGAG GTTATCGATGCTTTATTAGACAATCTTCCCGAAACTCTGGAGCTGATGGCAAATGGAGGTGAAAACTCAGGGCTAGAAAATAAG CTTCTGATCGTTCCCGACCTGGTCCCGGCACTGACCTCGGCAGAACAGAGAGTTGCCAACTCACTCAAATGGAGGAGCCATGAAAAACTAATACAGAAGTATTCCTGCTTGCCACACATCATTTCGAGCGACCAGATTTACTACCGCTTCCTGCACAGAATGTTCACCGTTATTTTAACCAAT AGTGTTTTACCCGTCCAGAAGGCAGCCGCCCGAACCCTGTGCATATTCCTGCGTTATAACCGCAAACAGGAGCAGAGGAATGAAGTCATCCAGAACCTCGTTGAAC AGCTCTGCCAGGGGAAGAGTTACTGGAACAGGCTGAGGTTCTTAGACGTCTGCGAGGACATCATCGAGCTGTTTTCCAAATCTTTCTTCtgcaagtatttttttctgtcgGTTCTGGAGCTTACGAGTGACCCGGTCGCTAACGTCAG AATGAAGGTTTGCTACATGCTGCCGAAACTAAAATCTACGCTGAAGCTGCCGGCCGACAAGCACTTGCTGCAGCAGATGGAGCTGTGTGTGAGGAAGCTCTTATGTCAAGAGAAAGATAAAGACGTGCTGGCCGTGGTGAAGCGG ACGGTGCTGGAGTTGGACAGAATGGACATGTCCGTGGATGCG TTCCAAAAACGCTTCTATGAAAAAGATTTGTTGGATcaggagaaggagagagaggagcaTCTTATGCTGGAAATG GAGCAAATCGAGAAGGAAAAGCAACAAGGAGAAGGAAGGTCCGGCAACGACAAGAATTACGATAAGAAGC GCAGAGACAGTAAAACAGGGGCAAGTTTACCAAAAAACCTTCCGACGGTGATCTCCGGAGGTTCTTCAAGCACACAAAGCA CCGGGAGCAGAGAAGGCGTGAAAAGCAAGCTGATCCGCAGCCAGTCGTTCAGTAGCCACGTCATCCAGCCGAAACACAGCTCTCTGGAGAAGTGTGCCAA caaaagtaACTCTGTATTAGGTGTGGGGAAAAATGTTTTGCTGCCATTTGTAG AAGATTCTCTCAAAGGCCGTAGCGGCAGCGCCAGCGGAGCGGTGAGCTTCTCTGGATCCGTAGCGTCTTCCCGGAGCATAGGGAACTCGGCGGACCTGAAGTCAAACGGGAGCAGGGACCCCCAAGCCCGGAAGCTTAGCTT AAAAACCCGGAAATCAAAAGCTTAA
- the PPP4R4 gene encoding serine/threonine-protein phosphatase 4 regulatory subunit 4 isoform X2: MHPTGFFRMDFSQGSLFGYIEDLHELAIIERPVRRSLKTPEEIERLTVDEELNDIERAVYLLSSGQDIQGTSVVANLPVLIRQSPADTLRRVLPKVREVLHVAGVEMQLTAAYSFLTILQEESVSIHSYCLSFLQIILQNLEHRDPGVSNAWLDTLLCVIEVLPKETIRHEILNPLVSKAQLSQTLQSRLVSCRILGKVANKFEAHIVKRDILPLVKSLCQDVEYEVRSCMCRQLEFIAQGIGTELTKSVVLPELVELARDEGSSVRLAAFETLVNLLVMFDHDDRSQVVLPLVKSFCEKSFKADEPVLASLSLHLGKLCHGLQGIFSQEQQIWFLDFYKKLCRLGLHQENGHNDNQIQNMELEKKYLSVRKNCAYNFPAMILFVGAKSFHIELYTTFFCLCHDPDMPVRYTVAAGFYEVCKLLGSNVYLIHKELMALLQDDSLEVIDALLDNLPETLELMANGGENSGLENKLLIVPDLVPALTSAEQRVANSLKWRSHEKLIQKYSCLPHIISSDQIYYRFLHRMFTVILTNSVLPVQKAAARTLCIFLRYNRKQEQRNEVIQNLVEQLCQGKSYWNRLRFLDVCEDIIELFSKSFFCKYFFLSVLELTSDPVANVRMKVCYMLPKLKSTLKLPADKHLLQQMELCVRKLLCQEKDKDVLAVVKRTVLELDRMDMSVDAFQKRFYEKDLLDQEKEREEHLMLEMEQIEKEKQQGEGRSGNDKNYDKKRRDSKTGASLPKNLPTVISGGSSSTQSTGSREGVKSKLIRSQSFSSHVIQPKHSSLEKCANKSNSVLGVGKNVLLPFVDSLKGRSGSASGAVSFSGSVASSRSIGNSADLKSNGSRDPQARKLSLKTRKSKA, translated from the exons TTCTGGCCAAGACATCCAAGGAACAAGCGTGGTGGCCAATCTTCCAGTATTGATTCGGCAGAGCCCGGCAGACACTCTGAGACGCGTGTTACCGAAAGTCAGA GAGGTTCTCCATGTTGCAGGAGTGGAGATGCAGCTCACGGCTGCCTACTCTTTCTTGACTATCTTACAAGAAGAATCTGTCTCGATACATTCGTACTGTCTGTCCTTCCTGCAAATCATCCTGCAGAACCTGGAGCACAGAGACCCCG GTGTTAGCAATGCTTGGCTGGATACCCTTCTGTGCGTCATCGAAGTTTTGCCAAAGGAGACCATCAGACACGAG ATTTTAAACCCACTTGTGTCGAAAGCTCAGCTTTCCCAGACGCTGCAGTCCCGCCTCGTGAGCTGTAGGATTTTGGGGAAGGTGGCCAATAAGTTTGAAGCTCACAT AGTAAAGCGAGATATTCTCCCGCTGGTGAAGTCTCTGTGTCAGGACGTGGAGTATGAAGTGCGCTCCTGTATGTGCCGGCAGCTGGAGTTTATCGCGCAGGGAATCGG GACAGAACTTACAAAATCGGTGGTCCTTCCCGAACTCGTGGAGCTGGCCCGGGACGAGGGCAGCAGCGTGCGCCTGGCGGCTTTCGAGACGCTGGTGAATCTGCTCGTTATGTTTGACCACG ATGACCGAAGCCAGGTGGTCCTCCCTCTAGTGAAGTCATTCTGCGAGAAGTCCTTCAAGGCAGACGAACCGGTCCTGGCGTCTCTGTCTCTGCATTTAGGAAAACTTTGCCATGGCCTGCAAG GCATCTTCAGCCAGGAGCAGCAGATCTGGTTCCTGGACTTCTACAAGAAGCTTTGCAGACTGGGCTTACACCAAGAGAACGGACACAACGACAATCAGATTCAGAACATGGAGCTGGAGAAGAAGTACTTATCCGTGAGGAAGAACTGCGCCTACAACTTCCCC GCCATGATTTTGTTTGTTGGCGCTAAAAGCTTTCACATAGAGCTGTATACAACCTTCTTTTGTCTTTGTCACGACCCAGACATGCCGGTGAGATACACGGTGGCCGCTGGCTTCTATGAA GTCTGTAAGCTTTTAGGGTCCAATGTGTATTTAATACACAAAGAGCTGATGGCCTTATTACAAGATGACTCCTTAGAG GTTATCGATGCTTTATTAGACAATCTTCCCGAAACTCTGGAGCTGATGGCAAATGGAGGTGAAAACTCAGGGCTAGAAAATAAG CTTCTGATCGTTCCCGACCTGGTCCCGGCACTGACCTCGGCAGAACAGAGAGTTGCCAACTCACTCAAATGGAGGAGCCATGAAAAACTAATACAGAAGTATTCCTGCTTGCCACACATCATTTCGAGCGACCAGATTTACTACCGCTTCCTGCACAGAATGTTCACCGTTATTTTAACCAAT AGTGTTTTACCCGTCCAGAAGGCAGCCGCCCGAACCCTGTGCATATTCCTGCGTTATAACCGCAAACAGGAGCAGAGGAATGAAGTCATCCAGAACCTCGTTGAAC AGCTCTGCCAGGGGAAGAGTTACTGGAACAGGCTGAGGTTCTTAGACGTCTGCGAGGACATCATCGAGCTGTTTTCCAAATCTTTCTTCtgcaagtatttttttctgtcgGTTCTGGAGCTTACGAGTGACCCGGTCGCTAACGTCAG AATGAAGGTTTGCTACATGCTGCCGAAACTAAAATCTACGCTGAAGCTGCCGGCCGACAAGCACTTGCTGCAGCAGATGGAGCTGTGTGTGAGGAAGCTCTTATGTCAAGAGAAAGATAAAGACGTGCTGGCCGTGGTGAAGCGG ACGGTGCTGGAGTTGGACAGAATGGACATGTCCGTGGATGCG TTCCAAAAACGCTTCTATGAAAAAGATTTGTTGGATcaggagaaggagagagaggagcaTCTTATGCTGGAAATG GAGCAAATCGAGAAGGAAAAGCAACAAGGAGAAGGAAGGTCCGGCAACGACAAGAATTACGATAAGAAGC GCAGAGACAGTAAAACAGGGGCAAGTTTACCAAAAAACCTTCCGACGGTGATCTCCGGAGGTTCTTCAAGCACACAAAGCA CCGGGAGCAGAGAAGGCGTGAAAAGCAAGCTGATCCGCAGCCAGTCGTTCAGTAGCCACGTCATCCAGCCGAAACACAGCTCTCTGGAGAAGTGTGCCAA caaaagtaACTCTGTATTAGGTGTGGGGAAAAATGTTTTGCTGCCATTTGTAG ATTCTCTCAAAGGCCGTAGCGGCAGCGCCAGCGGAGCGGTGAGCTTCTCTGGATCCGTAGCGTCTTCCCGGAGCATAGGGAACTCGGCGGACCTGAAGTCAAACGGGAGCAGGGACCCCCAAGCCCGGAAGCTTAGCTT AAAAACCCGGAAATCAAAAGCTTAA